A single region of the Coriobacteriia bacterium genome encodes:
- a CDS encoding PASTA domain-containing protein, which translates to MTPNSSTGTPAPTLPTGSRVVVVVSRGPSPGPRHAAAVVPEVAGRPQGDALERLQQSGLNAQVFNDFSDTVPRGHIVDQFPVAGASIATDSEVVVLVSSGPAEKTGPTPLPDIVGLDEADATARLRSAGLEPEIARDYHPNVAQGVVLAQLPSQAAAAGKPRRSLAWLWITLAVLGVLILAGAAAAGYFLFSGKQVSVPNVVGQTQAQAGQTLAGAHLTVGTVTARTDSTMAAGTVLEQNPQPGVEIDRDAAVSLVVAGAIPEARVPSVVGLNSPDAKSALQAAGFVVVSSNDYSDSVPTGNVISQNPAAGTSAPKGTNVTIDVSLGSRITNVTLPDFTGMTQSAATDKATSLGLKTRVSNEYSPTVPTGQVVAQIPDAGQSVAPGTTVGLSISLGTAPATSVTVPDLSGQTSTSAQAALTALGLVPATVSWDGTGKPADTVVGQSPKAGEQVAPASSVVVFVSSGK; encoded by the coding sequence ATGACCCCCAACAGCTCGACTGGCACGCCCGCCCCGACGCTCCCTACAGGATCGCGGGTAGTCGTGGTCGTCTCTCGCGGGCCCTCCCCTGGTCCGCGGCACGCGGCGGCGGTCGTCCCCGAGGTGGCCGGGCGACCCCAAGGCGACGCGCTCGAGCGGCTCCAGCAGTCGGGGCTCAACGCCCAGGTCTTCAACGACTTCAGCGACACTGTCCCGCGCGGCCACATCGTCGACCAGTTCCCGGTCGCCGGCGCGAGCATCGCGACCGACTCCGAGGTCGTCGTGCTCGTCTCCAGCGGACCCGCCGAGAAGACCGGTCCCACTCCCCTGCCCGACATCGTCGGCTTGGACGAGGCCGACGCGACCGCTCGCCTTCGCTCGGCGGGGCTCGAGCCGGAGATTGCTCGCGACTACCATCCCAACGTCGCCCAAGGCGTCGTGCTTGCGCAGCTGCCGAGCCAAGCGGCAGCGGCGGGTAAGCCGCGCCGCTCGCTCGCGTGGCTGTGGATCACGCTCGCCGTCTTGGGCGTCTTGATTCTTGCGGGCGCCGCGGCGGCCGGCTACTTCCTCTTCTCGGGCAAGCAGGTCTCTGTACCCAACGTCGTTGGGCAGACTCAGGCTCAGGCCGGGCAGACGCTGGCAGGCGCCCACCTCACGGTGGGCACGGTCACGGCTCGGACGGACTCCACGATGGCCGCGGGTACGGTGCTGGAGCAGAATCCGCAGCCTGGCGTCGAGATCGACCGGGACGCTGCGGTGAGCCTGGTGGTCGCCGGCGCCATCCCGGAGGCTCGGGTGCCAAGCGTCGTCGGACTCAACTCACCGGACGCGAAGTCCGCGCTCCAAGCGGCGGGCTTCGTGGTGGTCAGCTCCAACGACTACAGTGACTCGGTCCCAACCGGCAACGTGATCTCGCAGAACCCGGCGGCGGGGACGAGCGCGCCAAAGGGCACGAACGTCACGATCGATGTCTCGCTGGGCTCCCGAATCACCAACGTCACACTGCCCGACTTCACGGGGATGACGCAGTCCGCCGCAACGGACAAGGCGACGTCGCTCGGGCTGAAGACGCGCGTCTCCAACGAGTACAGCCCCACCGTACCCACCGGCCAAGTCGTAGCCCAGATCCCGGATGCCGGCCAGTCGGTGGCGCCGGGCACGACCGTCGGGCTGAGCATCTCGCTCGGCACCGCACCGGCGACTTCGGTAACGGTCCCGGACCTGAGTGGCCAGACCTCGACCAGCGCACAGGCGGCCCTTACCGCTCTCGGACTCGTCCCGGCTACGGTAAGCTGGGACGGCACCGGCAAGCCCGCCGACACGGTGGTGGGTCAGTCTCCGAAGGCGGGAGAGCAGGTGGCCCCAGCAAGTTCTGTCGTGGTCTTTGTCTCCTCGGGAAAGTAG
- a CDS encoding alpha/beta fold hydrolase translates to MTDLSQLTLSVRYDEGDGPVMVLLHGINSDGADWRRVIDTIGSGYRFIAVDLLGFGDSPKPEDIEYTADQHAQVLDQTLNAIGVDRPFLLVGYSLGGDIAIRYAAKYPRRVRRLFLLSAPFYLPPKAFSREAFGRQYLQVIVFQRLWKFVSNSKKRDNLLYQIVDGKAEEFAKGFLRTDDVSTHWDIMSKNLRNCIGKATFVDDLPKLDMPVTFALGIRDPIVHPDQTPALKRLKPEIDIRRIVGLSADHFLLVNLPDTVAEEIMRDEVTGLSVRYRAGKGEPIVFLHGLLQGPDFWHAVAQALSATHEVLMIDLLGFGASPRPLSYRYQLSDHVDALLHTLERELPEGQPVRIVGHGLGGNIALGVASAEPQRVVDTVAFSPLLLDAEAIDNPSSPAAAELLALRDRLRDMMNDPRTRAAAENSEAVFVPMIRTLENTVLAENNHKLVSAAKRPITLVAPVGDGIADVAYFRSLADDRDDVRVATPPGDNSMPLDDPAATVLLIEPGATQQASVAANLPRPAAHDGLRQLRMVFGSASNGVLWRGLGQLVLGIVFTLLKQPHPRVLAFGFAVWVLVEGVSTIAGAVGLRRSGKSGWIPWLLMGALSFTVAWLLLSRTELNLFVLGMVVLGRALYTAIADLYVARKVSSTPTARWLLVAEGVLGIVIALLIVFSTHHAYFTLQYLLAVYFTVSGVSSMGYALANRRAVRRRVRAGLARSRQV, encoded by the coding sequence ATGACCGATCTCTCCCAGCTGACGCTGAGCGTTCGCTACGACGAAGGCGACGGCCCGGTGATGGTGCTGCTTCACGGCATCAACTCCGACGGCGCCGACTGGCGCCGCGTGATCGACACGATCGGCAGTGGCTACCGTTTCATCGCAGTCGACCTGCTCGGCTTTGGCGACTCGCCCAAGCCGGAGGACATCGAGTACACCGCGGACCAGCATGCGCAGGTGCTCGATCAGACGCTGAACGCGATCGGGGTGGACCGGCCGTTTCTACTCGTGGGCTACTCGCTGGGCGGGGACATCGCGATTCGCTACGCCGCGAAGTACCCCCGTCGCGTGCGCCGGCTCTTCCTGCTCTCAGCGCCCTTCTACCTGCCGCCCAAAGCCTTCTCCCGGGAGGCGTTCGGCAGACAGTACCTGCAGGTGATCGTCTTCCAGCGGCTCTGGAAGTTCGTCTCGAACTCTAAGAAGCGCGACAACCTGCTGTATCAGATCGTCGACGGCAAGGCCGAGGAGTTCGCGAAGGGGTTCCTGCGCACCGATGACGTGTCCACGCATTGGGACATCATGAGCAAGAACCTGCGCAACTGCATCGGCAAGGCGACGTTCGTCGACGACCTACCCAAGCTCGACATGCCGGTCACGTTCGCCCTGGGCATCCGCGACCCCATCGTCCATCCCGACCAGACCCCCGCCCTCAAGCGACTCAAGCCGGAGATCGACATCCGCCGCATCGTTGGGCTCTCGGCAGACCACTTTCTGCTGGTCAACCTGCCCGACACCGTCGCCGAGGAGATCATGCGTGATGAGGTCACCGGCCTTTCGGTGCGTTACCGAGCAGGAAAAGGCGAGCCCATCGTGTTCCTTCACGGGCTGCTCCAAGGTCCGGATTTCTGGCACGCCGTCGCGCAAGCGCTCTCGGCCACGCACGAGGTGCTGATGATCGACCTCCTCGGTTTCGGGGCGTCGCCTCGGCCGCTCTCCTACCGCTACCAGCTCTCCGACCACGTCGACGCGCTGCTCCACACGTTGGAACGCGAACTGCCAGAGGGGCAGCCCGTGCGAATCGTCGGCCACGGCCTCGGCGGGAACATCGCCCTTGGTGTGGCTTCCGCCGAGCCGCAACGCGTCGTCGATACGGTGGCCTTCTCGCCCCTGCTGCTCGACGCCGAGGCGATCGACAACCCGTCCTCGCCTGCCGCAGCGGAGCTGCTCGCACTACGGGATCGTCTCCGCGACATGATGAACGACCCGCGCACTCGTGCCGCCGCCGAGAACTCCGAGGCCGTCTTCGTCCCGATGATCCGCACCCTCGAGAACACGGTCCTCGCCGAGAACAACCACAAGCTGGTCTCGGCGGCCAAAAGGCCGATCACGCTGGTCGCACCCGTCGGCGATGGGATCGCCGACGTAGCCTACTTCCGCTCGCTGGCCGACGACCGCGACGACGTGCGAGTCGCGACGCCGCCCGGCGACAACTCGATGCCGCTCGACGACCCTGCGGCCACCGTGCTGCTGATCGAGCCAGGCGCCACGCAGCAGGCGAGCGTGGCTGCCAACCTCCCGCGGCCCGCAGCTCATGACGGACTCCGCCAACTGCGCATGGTCTTCGGCAGCGCCTCGAACGGCGTGCTGTGGCGCGGACTGGGCCAGCTCGTCTTGGGCATTGTGTTCACGCTGCTCAAGCAGCCCCATCCCCGGGTGCTCGCGTTTGGATTCGCAGTCTGGGTGCTGGTCGAGGGTGTCTCGACAATCGCCGGCGCGGTCGGCTTGCGCCGTAGCGGCAAGTCAGGCTGGATTCCGTGGTTGCTGATGGGTGCGCTGTCCTTCACTGTGGCGTGGTTGCTGCTCTCTCGCACCGAGCTCAACCTGTTCGTGCTCGGTATGGTCGTGCTGGGACGCGCTCTTTACACGGCGATTGCCGATCTCTACGTCGCCAGAAAGGTCTCCAGTACGCCGACCGCACGATGGCTGCTCGTCGCCGAGGGAGTGCTCGGCATAGTCATCGCGTTACTGATCGTCTTCAGCACGCACCACGCGTACTTCACCTTGCAGTACCTCCTGGCGGTGTACTTCACTGTCTCCGGCGTCTCGTCGATGGGCTACGCTCTTGCCAACCGCCGCGCAGTCAGGCGACGCGTTCGTGCTGGCTTGGCCCGCAGTCGTCAGGTCTAG